A part of Vigna radiata var. radiata cultivar VC1973A chromosome 11, Vradiata_ver6, whole genome shotgun sequence genomic DNA contains:
- the LOC106777461 gene encoding protein cornichon homolog 4-like translates to MGDLFAWLISFFLLIALLVLVTYQLMCLADLEFDYINPYDSSSRINVLVLPEFATQAALCFFYLVTQHWIMALFCAPYLFFNIRLYRRRRHLIDVTEIFNQLHWEKKQRLVKFFYLVFTLFLSVFWMIYSSLE, encoded by the exons atGGGCGATCTATTTGCTTGGCTCatctccttcttcctcctcaTTGCCTTGCTTGTCCTCGTCACTTaccag TTAATGTGCCTAGCAGACCtggaatttgattatataaatcCTTATGACTCCTCTTCTCGAATAAATGTGCTGGTTTTGCCTGAGTTTGCTACGCAAGCTGCCCTATGCTTCTTCTACCTTGTTACTCAGCATTGGATAATGGCACTCTTCTGCGCTCCTTATCTTTTCTTCAACATTCGATT GTACAGACGAAGAAGGCATTTGATTGATGTAACTGAGATATTCAACCAGCTCCACTGGGAAAAGAAGCAACGGCTAGTCAAATTCTTCTACCTTGTCTTTACCCTTTTCCTCTCAGTATTTTG GATGATTTACTCATCACTGGAGTAG
- the LOC106777116 gene encoding uncharacterized protein At4g22758: MSPRKSSPIGSARRNKPRQLLPSPHRRTSNKPKHVKVLKRCSSAPLLTRRENGDADSHYWKSGRGSFFRPKTFSDAFLSSPSPFSSPRIHTKQIIKGYDKEAKVVVNVTVEGSPGPVRTMVKLGSSVDDTIKLVVDKYREEGRSPNINPSMTSSFELHHSHFSLQSLDKSEVIADVGSRSFYLRKNSSASILTSFHSGSAPQLVSRASTPSVPNPPPFFIHSFFARKISKIVRRAQRLWNIVVCSQ; encoded by the exons ATGTCTCCAAGGAAAAGTTCGCCGATTGGTTCCGCTCGGAGAAATAAGCCGCGGCAACTGTTGCCGTCACCCCACCGCCGGACGAGCAACAAGCCAAAGCATGTCAAGGTCTTGAAACGCTGCTCATCGGCGCCTCTGCTTACACGACGAGAAAACGGCGATGCTGACAGCCATTATTGGAAAAGTGGAAGAGGCTCGTTTTTCCGACCTAAAACGTTTTCTGATGCCTTTCTCTCTTCCCCTTCTCCCTTTTCCTCCCCGCGGATCCACACTAAGCAG ataataaaggGGTACGACAAAGAGGCTAAGGTGGTAGTTAATGTGACCGTTGAGGGAAGTCCAGGGCCAGTTCGAACCATGGTTAAACTGGGTTCCAGTGTGGACGACACAATCAAGCTTGTGGTAGATAAATacagagaagaaggaagaagtcCGAATATCAATCCTAGCATGACATCTTCATTCGAATTGCATCACTCTCATTTCAGTCTCCAGa GTTTGGATAAATCAGAAGTGATTGCGGATGTGGGTAGTAGAAGTTTTTATCTGCGGAAGAATAGCAGTGCTTCTATTTTGACTTCATTTCATTCGGGAAGTGCTCCCCAATTAGTCAGTCGTGCCTCTACTCCATCCGTACCAAACCCTcctccattcttcatccattctTTCTTTGCCCGCAAGATTAGCAAAATTGTAAGAAGAGCTCAGCGTCTTTGGAACATTGTTGTTTGCTCCCAGTGA
- the LOC106776542 gene encoding uncharacterized protein LOC106776542, with product MASSTPSADSASADELTAKSAHKRYEGLMTVRTKAMKGKGAWYWAHLEPMLLHNTETGLPKAVKLRCSLCDAVFSASNPSRTASEHLKRGTCANFNSAAKPISSVSPSAAAAAMVASPPPSPTNHNNRKRTSASGRDSSYEVSPLAVVDPLRFFGELTYALPQQPHLMLSGGKEDLGALAMLEDSVKKLKSPKTSPGPTLSKAQVDTAFDCLADWVYESCGSVSFSSLEHPKFRAFLNQVGLPSVSVREFAGSRLDAKFEEAKADSEARIRDALFFQVASDGWKRKGKKYCEEKLVNMTVNLPNGTSLHRRTVFVGGSAPSSYAEEVIWETITGICENVVQQCVGVVADKFKKKALRNLENRNPWMVNLSCQYQAFSSLIKDFNKELSLFSTVTRNCVKLASFVNYETRVRNSFHKYQQQEYGHAWLLRTPLLSREFESFDTVYAMMEDLLSSVGALQLVLLDESLKMASVEDQNAREVGDMIGDVGFWNELEAVHSLVKLVKEMVREIETERPLVGQCLPLWGELRARVKDWSSKTQVAEGEVEKIIEKRFMKNYHPAWAAAYILDPLYLVRDTSGKYLPPFKYLTPEQEKDVDKLITRLVSRDEAHIVLMELMKWRTQGLDPVYARAVQMKERDPVTGKMKIVNRQSSRLVWETHLTEFKSLGRVAVRLIFLHATSPGFKCNWSSWRWVCAQGHSREALDRIHKLIFTAAHSKLERKDFSGDEEKDAELLSMANGEDDVLNEVFADTSSA from the coding sequence ATGGCGAGTAGCACACCCTCTGCCGACTCAGCTTCAGCCGATGAACTCACTGCAAAATCTGCGCACAAGCGCTACGAAGGGTTGATGACGGTTCGAACCAAAGCTATGAAGGGCAAAGGGGCATGGTATTGGGCGCACCTGGAACCCATGCTGTTGCACAACACCGAAACAGGGCTCCCCAAAGCCGTCAAACTCAGGTGCTCTCTGTGCGACGCCGTTTTCTCTGCTTCGAATCCCTCTCGCACGGCCTCCGAGCATCTAAAGCGCGGAACGTGCGCCAATTTCAATTCCGCCGCCAAACCAATCTCCTCCGTATCCCCCTCCGCCGCTGCCGCCGCCATGGTCGCCTCTCCACCACCTTCCCCGACCAACCACAACAACCGCAAGAGAACCTCAGCATCCGGCCGCGATTCATCCTACGAAGTGTCGCCGCTGGCCGTAGTGGATCCGTTGCGATTCTTCGGAGAGCTGACGTACGCGCTGCCGCAGCAACCGCATTTGATGTTGTCGGGAGGGAAGGAGGATTTGGGCGCCTTAGCCATGTTGGAAGACAGTGTGAAGAAGCTAAAGAGTCCCAAAACATCACCTGGTCCAACTCTCAGCAAAGCTCAAGTCGATACCGCTTTTGATTGTCTGGCTGATTGGGTCTACGAATCCTGTGGTTctgtctctttctcctctctgGAGCACCCCAAGTTCAGAGCGTTTCTTAATCAGGTTGGGTTACCCTCAGTGTCTGTCAGAGAGTTCGCTGGAAGTAGATTGGACGCGAAGTTTGAAGAAGCTAAAGCAGATTCAGAAGCGCGAATCAGAGACGCTTTGTTCTTTCAAGTAGCCTCGGATGGGTGGAAACGGAAGGGGAAGAAGTACTGCGAAGAGAAGTTGGTTAACATGACCGTTAATCTTCCCAATGGGACCAGTTTGCACAGAAGGACAGTGTTTGTTGGCGGTTCTGCTCCTTCCAGTTACGCGGAAGAAGTTATTTGGGAGACAATTACCGGCATTTGTGAGAATGTCGTGCAACAATGTGTTGGCGTTGTTGCGGACAAGTTTAAGAAGAAGGCATTGAGAAACTTGGAGAATCGAAACCCTTGGATGGTTAACCTTTCTTGTCAGTACCAAGCGTTCAGCAGTTTGATCAAGGACTTCAACAAGGAGCTCTCGCTGTTCAGCACCGTAACTCGGAATTGTGTCAAGCTCGCGAGTTTCGTTAACTACGAAACTCGAGTGAGGAACAGTTTTCACAAGTACCAACAGCAGGAGTACGGACATGCGTGGTTGCTCCGAACGCCGTTGCTCTCGCGGGAGTTCGAGTCTTTTGACACTGTGTATGCAATGATGGAGGACTTGTTGAGTTCGGTCGGGGCACTACAGCTGGTGCTTTTGGACGAGTCTTTGAAAATGGCATCCGTAGAAGACCAGAATGCGAGGGAAGTCGGGGACATGATAGGAGATGTGGGGTTTTGGAATGAGTTGGAAGCGGTTCATTCATTGGTTAAGTTGGTGAAGGAGATGGTTCGGGAGATTGAAACAGAGAGGCCTCTTGTAGGGCAATGCCTTCCACTATGGGGTGAGTTAAGGGCACGAGTGAAGGACTGGAGCTCAAAAACTCAGGTTGCGGAAGGAGAGGTGgagaaaattattgaaaaaaggTTCATGAAAAACTACCACCCTGCTTGGGCTGCAGCTTACATTCTTGATCCTCTGTATTTGGTGAGGGACACGAGTGGGAAGTACCTTCCACCGTTTAAGTACTTGACACCGGAACAAGAGAAAGACGTGGATAAACTCATAACAAGGCTCGTTTCAAGGGACGAGGCTCATATTGTTCTAATGGAGCTTATGAAATGGAGAACGCAAGGGCTTGACCCAGTGTACGCTCGTGCTGTGCAGATGAAAGAGAGGGATCCTGTTACTGGGAAAATGAAGATTGTGAATCGCCAAAGCAGTAGACTTGTGTGGGAAACTCATCTCACCGAGTTTAAGTCCTTGGGAAGAGTTGCGGTTAGGTTGATTTTCCTTCACGCAACTTCGCCTGGCTTCAAATGCAATTGGTCTTCCTGGAGATGGGTGTGTGCACAAGGACACTCCAGAGAAGCACTGGATAGGATTCACAAGTTGATTTTCACAGCAGCTCATTCCAAATTGGAAAGAAAGGATTTTTCAGGTGATGAAGAGAAGGATGCAGAGCTGTTGAGCATGGCAAACGGTGAGGACGATGTCTTAAACGAGGTTTTTGCGGACACTTCCTCTGCGTGA
- the LOC106776505 gene encoding deoxyribodipyrimidine photo-lyase isoform X1: MASKLASPMTVQAGRIRTLKNGSCGEAGSGPVVYWMFRDQRVRDNWALIHAVAEANKANVPVAVVFNLFHSFLGAKSRHLGFMLRGLRQLCHRMQNTLQIPFFLFQGEAEETVPAFLRECGASLLVTDFSPLREIRRCKEEICERVSDSVTVHEVDAHNVVPLWVASDKLEYSAKTIRTKINKRLSEYLIDFPDVEDNLPTRMWVLPENHSIDWDGLIADVLRTGAEVPEVDWCEPGEIAARDVLMGSENGFLTKRLKGYSLDRNNPCNPNALSGLSPYLHFGQISAQRCAFEARKRRNSHPQAIDAFLEELIVRRELADNYCFYEPHYDSIKGAWGWARNTLAEHATDKREHIYTREQLEKAQTSDPLWNASQLEMVHKGKMHGFMRMYWAKKILEWTRGPEEALETSLYLNDKYELDGRDPNGYVGCMWSICGVHDQGWKERPIFGKIRYMNYAGCKRKFDVDKYIAYVNKLVRDLKKRKAENLLSEREKVLRSCVPED, from the exons ATGGCTTCCAAATTAGCGTCGCCGATGACGGTTCAGGCAGGTCGGATTCGGACCCTGAAAAATGGTTCCTGTGGAGAAGCGGGTTCGGGTCCCGTTGTGTACTGGATGTTCAGAGATCAACGGGTGAGAGACAACTGGGCTCTGATCCACGCCGTTGCTGAGGCCAACAAAGCCAACGTTCCTGTTGCCGTTGTTTTCAATCTATTCCACAGCTTTCTCGGCGCCAAATCTCGTCACCTAGGGTTCATGCTCAGGGGCTTGCGCCAATTGTGCCACCGTATGCAAAATACTCTTCAAATTCCATTTTTCTTGTTCCAG GGCGAGGCGGAGGAGACCGTGCCAGCGTTTCTTAGAGAATGTGGAGCTTCACTTTTGGTAACGGATTTCTCACCATTGCGGGAAATTCGAAGGTGTAAAGAAGAGATTTGCGAGAGGGTAAGCGATTCGGTTACGGTGCATGAAGTGGACGCTCACAACGTTGTGCCACTTTGGGTTGCCTCTGATAAATTGGAGTACAGTGCTAAGACAATCAGGACAAAGATAAACAAAAGGCTTTCTGAGTATCTCATCGATTTCCCTGACGTTGAAGATAATCTACCAACTAGGATGTGGGTTCTTCCCGAGAACCATTCCATTGACTGGGATGGTCTCATTGCTGATGTGTTAAG GACAGGAGCTGAGGTTCCTGAAGTTGATTGGTGTGAGCCGGGGGAAATTGCGGCAAGGGATGTGTTGATGGGAAGTGAAAATGGATTCTTGACAAAAAGGTTGAAAGGTTACTCTCTAGATCGCAACAACCCGTGCAACCCCAATGCACTTTCTGGTTTATCTCCCTATTTGCATTTTGGACAGATATCGGCTCAGCGATGTGCTTTTGAAGCACGTAAGCGGCGAAATTCACATCCTCAA GCCATTGATGCTTTCTTGGAGGAGTTGATTGTGCGGAGAGAGCTTGCTGATAACTATTGCTTCTACGAGCCCCACTATGATTCAATAAAAGGAGCATGGGGTTGGGCTCGGAACACCTTAGCGGAACATGCCACTGATAAGCGTGAACATATTTACAC gaggGAACAATTGGAGAAGGCACAAACTTCTGATCCT CTCTGGAATGCTTCTCAGCTGGAGATGGTTCACAAGGGGAAAATGCACGGATTTATGCG AATGTATTGGGCAAAGAAGATACTTGAGTGGACACGAGGACCTGAAGAAGCCCTTGAGACATCTCTGTATTTAAATGACAAG TATGAATTAGATGGGCGAGATCCAAATGGTTACGTTGGCTGTATGTGGTCGATATGCGGGGTTCATGATCAG GGGTGGAAGGAGCGGCCCATTTTTGGGAAAATTCGTTACATGAACTATGCAGGCtgcaaaagaaaatttgatGTCGATAAATACATTGCATATGTCAATAAATTAGTTCGTGATCTTAAAAAGAGAAAGGCTGAAAACTTGCTATCTGAAAGGGAAAAAGTTCTTCGCAGTTGTGTTCCAGAAGATTGA
- the LOC106776505 gene encoding deoxyribodipyrimidine photo-lyase isoform X2, protein MASKLASPMTVQAGRIRTLKNGSCGEAGSGPVVYWMFRDQRVRDNWALIHAVAEANKANVPVAVVFNLFHSFLGAKSRHLGFMLRGLRQLCHRMQNTLQIPFFLFQGEAEETVPAFLRECGASLLVTDFSPLREIRRCKEEICERVSDSVTVHEVDAHNVVPLWVASDKLEYSAKTIRTKINKRLSEYLIDFPDVEDNLPTRMWVLPENHSIDWDGLIADVLRTGAEVPEVDWCEPGEIAARDVLMGSENGFLTKRLKGYSLDRNNPCNPNALSGLSPYLHFGQISAQRCAFEARKRRNSHPQAIDAFLEELIVRRELADNYCFYEPHYDSIKGAWGWARNTLAEHATDKREHIYTREQLEKAQTSDPLWNASQLEMVHKGKMHGFMRITLPFKRSLILFPQL, encoded by the exons ATGGCTTCCAAATTAGCGTCGCCGATGACGGTTCAGGCAGGTCGGATTCGGACCCTGAAAAATGGTTCCTGTGGAGAAGCGGGTTCGGGTCCCGTTGTGTACTGGATGTTCAGAGATCAACGGGTGAGAGACAACTGGGCTCTGATCCACGCCGTTGCTGAGGCCAACAAAGCCAACGTTCCTGTTGCCGTTGTTTTCAATCTATTCCACAGCTTTCTCGGCGCCAAATCTCGTCACCTAGGGTTCATGCTCAGGGGCTTGCGCCAATTGTGCCACCGTATGCAAAATACTCTTCAAATTCCATTTTTCTTGTTCCAG GGCGAGGCGGAGGAGACCGTGCCAGCGTTTCTTAGAGAATGTGGAGCTTCACTTTTGGTAACGGATTTCTCACCATTGCGGGAAATTCGAAGGTGTAAAGAAGAGATTTGCGAGAGGGTAAGCGATTCGGTTACGGTGCATGAAGTGGACGCTCACAACGTTGTGCCACTTTGGGTTGCCTCTGATAAATTGGAGTACAGTGCTAAGACAATCAGGACAAAGATAAACAAAAGGCTTTCTGAGTATCTCATCGATTTCCCTGACGTTGAAGATAATCTACCAACTAGGATGTGGGTTCTTCCCGAGAACCATTCCATTGACTGGGATGGTCTCATTGCTGATGTGTTAAG GACAGGAGCTGAGGTTCCTGAAGTTGATTGGTGTGAGCCGGGGGAAATTGCGGCAAGGGATGTGTTGATGGGAAGTGAAAATGGATTCTTGACAAAAAGGTTGAAAGGTTACTCTCTAGATCGCAACAACCCGTGCAACCCCAATGCACTTTCTGGTTTATCTCCCTATTTGCATTTTGGACAGATATCGGCTCAGCGATGTGCTTTTGAAGCACGTAAGCGGCGAAATTCACATCCTCAA GCCATTGATGCTTTCTTGGAGGAGTTGATTGTGCGGAGAGAGCTTGCTGATAACTATTGCTTCTACGAGCCCCACTATGATTCAATAAAAGGAGCATGGGGTTGGGCTCGGAACACCTTAGCGGAACATGCCACTGATAAGCGTGAACATATTTACAC gaggGAACAATTGGAGAAGGCACAAACTTCTGATCCT CTCTGGAATGCTTCTCAGCTGGAGATGGTTCACAAGGGGAAAATGCACGGATTTATGCG TATAACGCTACCTTTCAAGAGGAGCCTTATTTTGTTTcctcaattataa